One window from the genome of Streptomyces cadmiisoli encodes:
- a CDS encoding isochorismatase family protein has protein sequence MGIPPIAPYPMPTASELPKNRVDWLPDPDRCVLFLHDMQAYFLAAYDTDSAPYGELLANTRALRERAVALGMPVVYSAQPGDMDREQRGLLHDFWGPGMSARAHDTAIVEELRPADGDLVLTKWRYSAFVRSELRDVIRNSGRDQLIIGGVYAHVGCLMTAVDAFSLDIEPFLVADAVADFTAEHHGSALDYAAQCCAAVLTTAQVLDHLTVPFKG, from the coding sequence ATGGGCATACCCCCCATCGCCCCCTATCCGATGCCCACCGCCTCCGAACTGCCGAAGAACCGCGTCGACTGGCTGCCCGACCCGGACCGCTGCGTCCTGTTCCTGCACGACATGCAGGCCTACTTCCTCGCGGCCTACGACACGGACAGCGCCCCGTACGGTGAGCTGCTGGCCAACACCCGTGCCCTGCGGGAACGCGCGGTGGCGCTCGGGATGCCGGTGGTCTACTCGGCCCAGCCCGGCGACATGGACCGCGAACAGCGGGGCCTGCTGCACGACTTCTGGGGTCCCGGCATGTCGGCTCGGGCGCACGACACCGCGATCGTCGAGGAACTGCGGCCGGCCGACGGCGATCTGGTGCTCACCAAATGGCGCTACAGCGCATTCGTCCGGTCCGAACTCAGGGACGTCATCCGGAATTCGGGACGGGATCAGCTGATCATCGGTGGTGTGTACGCCCACGTGGGCTGTCTGATGACCGCGGTCGACGCCTTCAGTCTCGACATCGAGCCGTTCCTCGTGGCGGACGCGGTCGCCGATTTCACCGCGGAACACCATGGCTCCGCACTCGACTACGCCGCCCAGTGCTGCGCCGCCGTCCTCACCACCGCGCAGGTGCTCGACCATCTGACCGTCCCGTTCAAGGGGTGA
- a CDS encoding SRPBCC family protein — MSSTETFRVDASIAVAADPVTVFGYVSDLTRSGEWSPECQGGEWTEGEPAAVGSVFTAVNHRKAEVVAWAPVVRGEWTTECEIVRSTPPEVFSWAMRDSGGRPQESVWSFTVTPADEGSTLTHTFWMGELTEGMRGILADLDDGAAQKFIVEWAEKLHGDMRHSLARIKAQLESDS, encoded by the coding sequence ATGAGTTCCACGGAGACCTTCCGTGTCGACGCCTCGATCGCCGTCGCCGCCGATCCGGTGACCGTGTTCGGCTATGTCAGCGACCTGACCAGAAGCGGCGAATGGAGTCCCGAATGCCAGGGCGGTGAGTGGACCGAGGGAGAACCGGCCGCCGTCGGTTCCGTTTTCACCGCCGTCAACCACCGAAAAGCGGAGGTGGTTGCTTGGGCACCCGTCGTGCGGGGCGAATGGACCACCGAATGCGAGATCGTGCGGTCGACGCCGCCCGAGGTGTTCAGCTGGGCCATGCGCGACAGCGGCGGCCGACCGCAGGAGAGCGTATGGTCGTTCACGGTCACGCCGGCGGACGAGGGAAGTACGCTGACCCACACCTTCTGGATGGGTGAACTGACCGAAGGAATGCGAGGAATCCTCGCCGACCTGGACGACGGTGCAGCACAGAAATTCATCGTCGAATGGGCTGAGAAACTCCACGGCGACATGCGGCACTCCCTCGCCCGTATCAAAGCACAGCTGGAATCCGACTCCTGA